One window from the genome of Flexibacter flexilis DSM 6793 encodes:
- a CDS encoding T9SS type A sorting domain-containing protein — protein sequence MTLISTADQIAQQNDIQIFPNPTTSDFTLEGEAIKSWELFDTKGGLIHQNAVSQAKPEPILIQLNNMAQGVYFLKVFTLNSVVTKRLIIQ from the coding sequence GTGACGTTAATATCGACTGCCGACCAAATTGCACAGCAAAACGATATTCAAATATTTCCCAATCCGACTACTAGCGATTTTACATTAGAAGGAGAAGCTATCAAAAGTTGGGAGCTATTCGATACAAAAGGCGGACTAATTCATCAAAACGCAGTTTCACAGGCAAAACCAGAACCCATTCTAATTCAATTAAATAATATGGCGCAAGGTGTTTATTTCTTGAAAGTATTTACACTAAACAGCG